From the Variovorax paradoxus genome, the window TCGACGCTGGCCGTCACGAACGACAGGCGCAGCGTGCGCGGGTCGCCCTCGCCGGCGTAGAACGGTGCGCCGGGCACGAAGGCCACGTTGCGCTCCACCGCCTTGGGCAGCAGCGTGACGGTGTCGATGCCCTCGGGCAGGCGCGCCCACAGGAACATGCCGCCCTTGGGCGCGTTGAACTTCACGTCCAGGCCCTTCATCTCGCGCGTGAGCGCGGCCATCATGGCGTCGCGCTGGCTCTTGTAGAGCGCGCGGATGGTGGGCACGTGGGTGTCGAGGAAACCGTCCTTCATCACTGCGGAGACCATGCGCTGCGTGAAGATCGGCGTGTGCAGGTCGACCGCCTGCTTGGCCTGCAGCAGCTTCGGATAGATCGACTTGGGTGCCACCAGGAAGCCGAGGCGCAGGCCCGGTGCCAGCACCTTCGAGAAGGAGCCCAGGTAGATCACGCCTTCGGGGTTGCGCGCGGCCAGCGGCAGCGGAGGGGCTTCGTCGAACCAGAGTTCGCCGTAGGGGTTGTCCTCGACGATCGGCAGGCCGGCGGCGGCGGCCGCGGCGGACACCGCGGCGCGGCGCTCCTCGGTCATGGTGCGGCCGGTGGGGTTCTGGAAGTTGGGCAGCAGGTAGATGAAGCGCGCGTCCTTCGCCTTGGCCACCAGGTCGTCGACCACCACGCCGTCGTCGTCGCTGGCCACGCCCACCGGATGGGGTTCCATCGGACCGAAGGCCTGCAGCGCGCCGAGGTAGGTGGGGGTCTCGACCAGCACCTTGCTGCCCGGGTCGATCAGCACCTTGGCCACCAGGTCGAGGCCTTGCTGCGAACCGGTGGTGATGAGCACCTGCGAGGGGTCGACCTCCCACGGCAGCATGTCGGCCACGGCCTGGCGCAGCGGGCCGTAGCCTTCGCTGGCGGCGTACTGCAGGGCCGCCTGGCCGTCGTTGTGCAGCACTTCGGCGCATGCATCGGCGAAGGCCTGGATCGGGAAGGTCTTGGGCGAGGGCAGGCCGCCGGCCAGGCTGATGATGCCGGGGCGTTCGGTGACCTTGAGGATTTCACGCAGCACCGAGGGGTTCATCTTTGCGGCGCGAGCGGCGAGTTTCCAGTTCATGGGGATCTTCTTTCAGGCGGTGAGGGTGAGATTCGGGTGGGGAGCGTACAGGCGGACCGGAGGGCCGCGCGGGGGACAGGGGGCATTTTGTTGCCGTCCGGGTCGCGCGGACAGGCGCCGCAATAGCCCTGGCCGCAGCGTGGGTGCGGGCGAGGGCCCGGCGCGCCTTCGTCGAGGCCGCCGTGGCGCAGGGCCGCCTCGTGGGCGGCGTCGATGGCGTCGGTGCCGGGCGCGTCGCGCGCGACCCTGCTGCCGTTGCCGGCGCTGGCGGGTTCACCGTCCAGCGCGATGTACATGTTTGGGAAGCGCGGACCGGACATCAGCCTCTCCTCGGCGCGGGAGCGGTCGGGGGAACGGCGCCCGTGCCCGCACTTGCCGGCTGCGACAGCCGCTTGCCGATCACCACCGTGGCCACCACCGCGACGGCGAAGCCCAGCGTCACCAGGTCGAGCGGCTCGCCCAGGATCGGGATCGATGCCAGGATCGACAGGAACGGCTGCAGCAGCTGGGTCTGGCTCACGCGCAGCGCGCCGCCCAGGGCCAGGCCGCGGTACCACGCGAAGAAGCCGATCCACATCGAGAACATGCCCACGTACACGAAGCCCAGCCACGACGAGGTGGCGACCGGCTGCGTCGGC encodes:
- a CDS encoding PLP-dependent aminotransferase family protein, whose translation is MNWKLAARAAKMNPSVLREILKVTERPGIISLAGGLPSPKTFPIQAFADACAEVLHNDGQAALQYAASEGYGPLRQAVADMLPWEVDPSQVLITTGSQQGLDLVAKVLIDPGSKVLVETPTYLGALQAFGPMEPHPVGVASDDDGVVVDDLVAKAKDARFIYLLPNFQNPTGRTMTEERRAAVSAAAAAAGLPIVEDNPYGELWFDEAPPLPLAARNPEGVIYLGSFSKVLAPGLRLGFLVAPKSIYPKLLQAKQAVDLHTPIFTQRMVSAVMKDGFLDTHVPTIRALYKSQRDAMMAALTREMKGLDVKFNAPKGGMFLWARLPEGIDTVTLLPKAVERNVAFVPGAPFYAGEGDPRTLRLSFVTASVEQIDTAIAALAQTLREELVLLGDKTLAAAQI